The Paralichthys olivaceus isolate ysfri-2021 chromosome 2, ASM2471397v2, whole genome shotgun sequence genomic interval GCCTGGATGACGAGTGTCTCAACAGTAACGTCATCCTGTTCTGTGACATCTGCAACTTGGCCGTCCACCAGGAGTGTTACGGTGTGCCCTACGTACCAGAAGGCCAGTGGCTGTGCCGCTGCTGCCTGCAGTCCCCTTCCCGTCCTGTAGACTGTGTGCTCTGTCCCAACCGAGGAGGTGCCTTCAAACAGACGAGTGATGGGCGTTGGGCCCACGTTGTCTGTGCCATATGGATCCCAGAGGTGTGCTTTGCCAACACAGTGTTTTTAGAGCCTGTTGAGGGTGTCAAAAACATCCCTACTGCTCGCTGGAAGCTCACCTGCTATCTGTGCAAGCAGAAAGGCAGAGGAGCGTCCATTCAGTGCCACAAAGCCAACTGTTACAGGGCCTTTCACGTTACCTGTGCCCAGAAGGCCGGCCTCTTTATGAAAATAGACCCAGTCCGTGAGACGGGCATCAATGGTACCACCTTCTCTGTGAAGAAGACTGCTTTCTGTGAGCATCACTCGCCCGTCGGGTTTCGGCGGGATGGGTCAGGAGACGAGTCGGTTGAAGGAAGACTGGTGGGGGGCCGAGGGAAccggggtcaaaggtcatataCTCAGAGCCCCCCGTCACCGACGAACAAGAAGGCTACCAAAggccagaagaagaagaatacaaaAAAGTCTGGTCGGTCAACACGTCGCTCAAATGTGCCTGTGCTGCTCGTGCCTCAGATCCCTTCTCACAGGTGAGaaatttacacatttttgaGAATTCATGTTACCTGGCATTTTTTAATGTCTGTGAGTATTTTTACTgacattaattaatattttgatTCACGTCATCTCAGTTTAGCGTTATGACCACCAGTGTTGCCACATAGGTTTTAATATGCAACTGTTACATCTCCACAGACTGAACAAGATCTGCACAGGagttgaagtccagagaaagaATCAGTTCATGCAGAGGCTTCATAACTACTGGTTACTGAAACGTCAGTCGCGGAATGGGATGCCTTTAATACGCCGACTTCACTCTCATCTGCAGACCcagaagacaacagaacaggtgaggagagagattATTACTTAAAGGTGCAGTTGTAGCACAGTTATATTGTTACATTGTGCTTTTGGTAGTTTTGTTATCATGTGATATTACGCATGAAACGATTTTTTAGTTTGTCTGAACAGGGCTATAGTTAAAGttgctgaaaacaaaatcagaaatgctgtgcatgtgtatttgtatagGAAGCAGAGAAGTGAGATGCGATCACAAGGTGTCACTAGAGACGCATGGAGACATATTCTATTGTCAGTTGTGAACTCATGTGTTATGAGCTGTCCGCTTGTGATTGGATCAGTCAAAATGGTTGtcaataccaggtctgaatagGGCCTTTGTAACATTTTCTCCGATTTTTGCGTTGCTCCTCTATGCTACACGgccactctcacacacaagctAGCACTGCAAAAGTCCTACCAAATCTGTGGCAGTAAATCAATACATTGTTTTTACTATCCttggcaggcaggcaggaaaACCTTTGCATATCACTGGCCCTCTGGACTCACCCCTCCGCCTCCCGGTCTTGCACATTTTGGTGTGCATTTAGGAACAATAGAATGTCAGGATTTCTGATAACGCATCAAATCTGTTCAGAACACAGTTAGTCATGGCACACCATCACACCATGTTTGTAAACTCACACTCTGAATTCAAGCATAAGCCCAGACATCACACTTCACCATAGCTGATTCAAATAGATGGCAAACTTCCACACAAGCCTTCACTGCTCTCTCTTTGCTGTAGTCCTCTCACTGTCACACAATTTGAAGtaacagagacaggaagttaaGTCATGGTCAAGGTGACCAAGTCTATGCAGCTGCAgataagagagaaaagaagggtGAGAAGAGAAATACAAAGAGGAGAAGGGTAGATTTAACCATCTAATCTTAAAAATTAAGTTAGATATATTTTTACTACCTTTTGATATTCACTTTGACAGCTGGCATACTACGTGCGCATAGCACCCATGTGGGGTTGTGACTGCTGGACTGCCCCCTCAGTTAAATCCTACACATTTGTCCTTTAATCTATTCTCCACTCATTTACAATGCCCAGTGATGCTGTTTTAACCAACAAATGCAGGTAAAACCGGATTTAACCACAGTGTTTTagatggtaaaataaaatggtCATTGTAATAGCTTTCAGTGAATCTATTCTGAATCTGAAGCCTGATCTCTTTGTCCTCATTCCTTTATGTCCAGAGGGAGCCTGACGAAAAGCTGTCTGCTGCAAGAGAGGAGCTTCGATACTGGCAAAAGTTGAGGCAGGACCTGGAAAGAGCCAGACTTCTGGTGGAGCTGATTCGCAAGAGAGAGAGGCTAAAGAGAGAACAGGTGCGAGAACAGAGGAAGCATGAAGGCTCGAGACATGCTATAATTATTTAGGGCACTTTTATAACACTCCTGTCAGCATTGGCACTCACAAACATCTGTTAGCGCTGCAACAATTAAGAAATGCACTTaactcctgacattttcctgaaaattTCCAAAGGGGCTGTATCTGAAAACATAAATGCCCGGGTCAGTTACTCTAGATATTTTTAGAAACTTTTCCCGACAGTCCCCCTGGTAAAAcatgtctgaatgagcccataaagcaggaaaatgtctgagtgagcatGTAGATGACGTTGCGAGACGTGATTTGACACAAAACTGGAAGagtacaaatatctcaggttcAAAAAAGAGTTGCCATTCACGTAGAACAACTAAGTCAATTTGGAAAGACAATTGGGAAACAAAAATGCAGCAGAAgttttattcaattcaattttcaattcaattttatttatatagcgccaattcataatttacattatctcaaggcactttacatttaaaggtcaagaccataaaacaatattaacatagagaaacacaacagttcccacaatgagcaagcacaggcgactgtggagaggaaaaactccctcattaacagggagaaacctctggcagaaccaggctcaatgtgggcggtcatctgcctcgaccggttgggatgaggaaagaaaaggaaggggggaggaaaggagaaatGGGTGGAAtttgggggagagaagagagagatgaggtggggagagagagagagaccgggaacaattgggcaccatcagtatcagggctgattataacaTGCCTTCCTCCTGCATGCACGACCCAGCCAGCAGCCCTCGTCTGAACATCCTTGACatttccctgttgttgtgacacagacactgactaTCTCCTTCTATGTTTTTCATAAGTGAAATCTGAAAATGGGTCTGGTCAATTGATTGCCACTGATCGAATGTGACTAATGAGTCATCTATGAAAATCATTGAGATTGACTATCTTGCAAAACAAAATTGTTTAGAGCTAAAGATGTTACCTTGGGCTTTAAGATATTTTGGAGGGCTTTTATGAACAAAATGATGACTCATTTAATTGAGTAAACAACAGGCAGATGAATTCACAATGACAATAAATGTTAGAGGCCGCTGTATTCTCGGTTCTCCTCAGTATTCGTCATTCATTTGAACCCCTTAAGAGTGACCTTGTCTTTCCTCTGCTCCCCCCTGTGTAATCACATCATCTCTCTCCAGATGAAAATTCAGCAGGCTGCCCTTGAGCTGAAGTTGACCCCAGCGCTGATGCTTCTCAGATCCACCTTGGACCAACTGCAAGAGAAGGACACAGACAAAATCTTCTCTCAGCCCGTTAATCTTTCAGAGGTTGGTGCAGTTTGATAAATCAtttcataaatatacatttttcacTCAGCAGCATATTTACTTTAGCTTTATTATGCCTCCACTAATATCCTGATTATAATCATTCACTGAGGTCCCAGATTACTTGGAGTTTGTTTCCCAACCCATGGACTTCTCCACCATGCGCACCAAACTGGAGGGACACGGCTACTGCTCCATCACGGACCTGGAGAGGGACTTTGAACTCATGATTTCAAACTGCCTCAAGTACAACTCCAAGGACACCATGTTTCACAAGACGGCTTTACAGCTGCGGGAGGTGGGCGGAGCTGTCCTCCGCCACGCCCACAGGCAGTCTCAGAGTATTGGTCTCGACCCCAACACTGGCATGCATCTCCCAGAGGCGCCAAACAAACATGGCTTCTACCACTGTACGTGGGATGATGGTGAGTTAAGAATGGCAACTAGatttttctaaattaatttAACCAACATGCCTCATGTATTTCATCTTTTTCCCCCCCTCAGTGGACCCTCTCCTGGACCCAGAGAACCGACTGCACTTAAGCACAGACGAGCAGCTAAAGGCCTTGCTGGACAAACTCGACATGGTTACATCCATGCGTACCAGCGGTGGCCGAACCAAACGAATCAGGCTGCTGCGCCGAGAGATCAACACTCTCAGACAGAAAATGAACCAGCAGCAAAACactcagtgtgtgaatggtaataacaaggaggaggacgtaccagatgaagaggaggaggaggaggaggtggaggagaaagaaaagaaatcagagaAGACGGATATTGTGGATAATGGACATTTGACCACAGTGTCAAACTCTGGGAATggtaaaatgatttttaatatgtattattCACTTGCTTTAGTTTAATAGAATTTTTGATTTAACTAATTTAACTTCACTgtaaataatttatcatttgTGCTGCggcttaaaatattttttattattgattaatctgctTAAGTTTCATGATCAATCATTTTGTCAATTACATGTGAAATAGTTAAGAATTCCCATTATAATTTCCCTCAGTCTAATGTGATGTCTTCAAAAGTCTATACTTTATACAAAAACCCAAAGAAATTCTATTACAGtgattaaaaaagagagaaacagccTGTCAGTAACTTTTGGAAGATAAGTCAACTAATCATATTCtacatatgatatatatatatttctcttCCACCCAGATGACTCTCCACCTGTGCTAGAACTTACTTGCCCGGTGTCATCACCACTGCCGGGAGATGCTCCTCTCGAGCCTCCTGTACTGGGAATTGTAACTGGAGGGCGAAGGTCACCCGGACGCTCCTTCAAGCGTCAGAGGTCATCCCGCAGTGGGAGCAAAAGCCAAGGTGAAGACGAGGCTGAGGTCGGTGAAACGCCATCTTCACAACAAGAAGCCGTTCACGAGGCTACGCCACTGGGATCACCCCCAACTCTACCTTTGGCTGGAGTTGGTCGTCGTACATCTGTTTTGTTCAAGAAAGCTAAAAATGGGGCACGGATGGCGAAGAACAAGTCCCCGCTGCAGCAGAATGGGAAAACAGCTGACAGTAAAACCAATGGCCTGGAGAGCACCTCTGCTAGTCCAAAATCACCCAGTGTGACAAACATCACTGCTTTACCTCCCACTCCAAACCCCTCTCCTgcacctccctctccctctgcgCACCACCTGAGGTCCAGAGGCTTCAGCCCAGAGACAGAAGCAGACAAACTCCCTCCACCACCCAAAGAAGCAGGTAGTGACAAAATATATCATTTCAATTCTGAAAAAGATTCTTGAGTCCATGTCAGTCatgatttcatttgtgtttgtgccaggTCTCACAaatggaaaacacatttctgcagaCCATGATGATGACGACCAAAAATTAAAGTGAGTATGGAGAGATGCATAATTGTTGGTATTGAATTAACTaacaaataaatggacaggggtggaaacacaacctccttggtagaGCTACATAACACCTGACTGCTACTCGATGGAGCGTTACAGcaagtgattgtttttttgttttctggccCTTTACTGTTATGTGACACTCAAAGAAAACCCACTGAACAATATCAGCTTAGCACCACACGTTAGATGGACGAAGATGGCaactagctggtgaacatagcGACTATTTAGGAGCAAGAGAGCCTCACATTTCACTAATAAGTTGGAGATGAGAAATATCACTGTTGCGTTCTGATTTGTCATTGATGTCCCTTAGttcctacatttttttttattatcacagGTTAAAATCCTCTACCTCTcttaccttctctctctctctgtctctctcgtaCTGTTTACAGCTGTAGTGTCTCCCCACCCAAACGTAGTCGGGGTAAACCTGCACTGGCTAAAGTCCCGAGCAGTGAGAATGGAGACATCTCTGGGTCTGGTGTGTATCAAGACAGGATAATCAAATTACAGTGAAAAgcctctgtttttgtgtgtttattgaagGCGCAGTGctaaaatatacacacacaaaaaaagtttCAAGGGTTGCAAGTTAGAAATAAAATTGATAATTTTGGTGACCAGTTCAGTGTAgttcagttttcagtttggGCTCAAGAGCTGTCATGAATACAAATTAATTGGATCTATTGGAATATCCTGTTCACAGGAAAGTCTACACTTCTGTCTTTAGATAGTGAGACAGAGCTCGCACCACTGGACCTAGTTTGGGCCAAATGCAGAGGATATCCGTCATATCCAGCAATGGTGAGAATGAATTCATCTTTTTCAAAGGTTTCCATACAACACCTTTCTTTGACTATATAAGGGCATATTTGTCAAAGTGCTGTAACTGACAGAATTTACTGTTGGATTTACAGATTGTCGACCCTGACATGCCGCAGGAAGGGCTTCTTCACAATGGCATCCCCATTCCAGTGCCTCCTGTGGAGGTGCTTAAACTGGGTGAGTGGAGACAAACGGAGGAAGGCGAGAAGCTTTTCTTGGTGCTCTTCTTCGACACCAAAAGAACTTGGTAAGTTTCCGACAGGCAGGATAAAGCTCATGCTGAATTTCACAACAATCATGACTAGTCCTGTCCTGCTCACTTTGAAAATGGTCCCTTACAATTTTCAGGCAATGGCTCCCTCGTGACAAACTACTGCCGCTGGGGATGGATGACACTGTAGACAAGTTGCGCTTAATGGAAGGCAAGAAACCCAGTGTTCGCAAGTCTGTACACACTGCGTATGACCGGGCCATAGTACATTTAAACCACGTGAGAGGAAATCTTAACTTCACTCCCTCCAATTTTATATGAATTTTATctgaaacatttttatcatcTTAAACAGGCTGCCTGGTTATACATTTAGAAGCTTCATCAGTGCTCTTAAAGGGTGAGAAAGTCAATTATCAACAGTTTCAACAACAGTTTTTGGTATTTGAAGGTTTTCTGTATAAAACTGATGCTCTGGTTTttaaaatggagagaaaaagtgCTTGAACACATTTTGTAGATGAAATTGTTGgtttattcacttttttttttttaaaggttttacaCAACCACTGTTGCTATGTGTtcatataaagtttttattttaggcCAAAGTGAGTCAAGAGAAGTGTAAATATTTACTCATCAAAGGGATTGTCTAGATTCAATATGTATTTAGATTGTACTTGCCATAGAAATGTCACTGTGTTTATTGAAGAGTGAAAGTCCCACTTTATATTCACGTCATATCTGGACTCTATGGATGAAATGTTAAAGGTTTGTTGTCTAAGTGGtactgaaaaataatttaagataatatttaatattgttattatttttcaaattgatgCAAAAAGCAGGAAACTTAACGAAACTATTGTTTAGGTTACACTCTCAAAAACAATTATACTGTATGAAGGTAACTTGTAAGGAAGGCAAGTTCCCTTAAAATGATCATTACAATGACAAGCTCTTCAGAAAATAGGTTAGAGGTGAAATCTTTCAAAGTTGACTCTACATGTGTCCGTCTGTAGTGCTTCTGTCTCTTCTATTATCTTTTTACCCCCTtatgttaaaggtacagtgtgtagaatttagtgatatctagtgttgaagttgcatgttgcagctgaacacccctcacctcaccctctccttccaaacatgaaaaagaacctgtggtaccTTCAGTTggtataaaaactcaaaaggttttagtttgttcagtctggactaatgtaaaaaacatggcggcctccgtagagagggtcccctccatgtaaatataaagtatttaaatataaagagtcttttctggggtaaagaaaactacaattcacacaatttagatgtaatgaactagtgaaaacatcatgaggattattctacattacatttctgccaatagatcctttcacctaaatcttacacactggaccttttttaaaaaaaaaagaagagagacatCCATACTTAAAATGATCCCTATATTGAGTCATACTGTATTTAGTGTTTTAATTAaggttatttttaatttatttttatttctgaatttgTCCTTTTACTGGTTTTGTCACAGCTCatataaacaatgaaaacactcGTACAGGACTTACAGTGAACGCTTAATCTCTCTGAGTGTTCTGTGAGACGTATCAAATTAAAAGTACTGCAAATAGAAGGAccaatagaataaaaaatagaaaatttaAGTAGAATATTAAAAAGTATGCTAAGACTGTAGAATTGGTATTGACCCTGAATTAAAATCTGAAGTGAAGCCTGGCTGGTTCAACTCTTACAATaagtttttgttgtttgcacATTTTCCTCAACAATACTGACAATTGCAGATACATTAGATGGATTCAGGTTCTTAGACGTACAGGTTCATTTTGGTGAAATATCCCCCAGTGCAAACATTCTTGAACTTGCAGTCCAGCTATGACGTGTTGTGGGTGGGACTTGAGAGGTTTTGACTTATTTTTCCATATTGTGAAACTGTATATTGATACTAGAATGTTGGAGAACCTGGTGCAGCTACTTGGTTATTTAAGATGCGACGCCACTACGGAGGTGAAGCTGATTATTTGTGGTTATCCTAACAAAGTCTTTTGCAATCACCCAATGAAGAACTTGCAATTGTTTCATTTTGCAAATCTGGCTGAAATTACTTGAAAAGCACAATCagactgtttaaaaaaatatattggtGACTCCTGGAGCCCGATGCTGTGGCATCAAACGTGCGTGTTTGtacactatatacatatatgtatacagTCTCAGTGTGGTAAAGGTGCATGTGTATAGttttgtaaatatgtaaatgtatgtttatattGGCTTACATGAAGTAATTTAAggaatgcagaaaaaaaatttagattttaatttataaatttGTGGCAGTCGAGAGTgttatttaaaaagtaatattGAAAAAAGATTTATGTATGATGCTACGTAGCTCTTTGTAATAGTGACGGTCATCACCAACATGTCAGAACATTCTCTAAAAGTGACACCTGAGCTCTGTGGGCTGCAGTCACACTGCACTCAGCCGACAAAGGGTGTTTTATCTTTTCCTCGGGTGGCAAAGGAGATTTTCGATCTTGTCATTTGAGTTGTTCCGCAAGATCTATAAATCTGCCTGAGACAATATTTTCTCATACAAGAATAAATGCTGTTTGCAAcaaatgcatgtgtgaatgttatttttaaGAATGATGTGCATCTGTTTGAGTCATTCATCACACTGCAGCATCTTGGGTGTCCCTCAGGTCGAGATaccattagaaaaaaaaattggagtACAAGAAGATTTGACAAGAAGGAAAAATGATCCACATTTCTGTATCAGGATTGTTTGGCTGTTTGTGTCAGAGCCTCTAATTCCAGATTTTAGATTTGCAGCTGCCCATGTTATCCCTGCTCCTGAGTTGTTAAGTGTTGTTGATGTTAGTGACCAAATCATTCTCATCAGAAAGGAAATGTCTGTTATTTTGTAATACGTCACATTAATTGTACCAATGAAGAATTAATTCATCATTCAACAGGAAAcgtttgcttgtttgttagCAAAAGGTGCTGAACagatggtggaaggatgcggtgTGGGGCAGAGAagaatttaaacatttgaagtgGATCTGGATAAGGAGGCAgaatcaggattttttttttaacgttttcacagattttccagATAATAATTCAGgaatcttgattttaaaatatcagacatgttttggggagtgatatttatgagtgtgagcaatttggtgcCGATCTACTGCTGTTAAATTTGGTTTGATaaggactgtttggccttggcagaggtatagaCTCTATACTAGTTTAATGTTTTAAGATCCTATGGGGTTACCTGTATTAGTACTACCTGTTGAGGAGAACTATTAGGTTACACCAGCAATTATTTGAAAATCAACTGTCTCTGATTATAATTAGGACCAAATTAATTTGATCTTTTCAGAGAAACTCACATGTGACATAAATTCCACACCAGAAAAAAGATACatcatgttttcttatttttctaatagataataaatgaaacatATTCATTACATCTCTACTTAATAAGGACACGTGTACATTTGTGCAACctgggatttattttattatactaGACACTCTTTAAGACTTGAACTGAGAGGAAACTCCTCAGTGGACACAAAGGATGAGGCTACTGTTTATAGATCATCTTTACAAAACTATTACCCAAAAAGAGAAGTACCAGGTGTCAGCTGACTAGGCgtttctgcagaaaaacaatgtgCCAGCTCAGAGGCGTCTTCTTAGCTTAACAGATGATCTCCAGACCGACGAGGTTCGACTTCTAtcaatgaaaacactgactgtGGAAATGACGGTTCAACAGGCTGGGGTTTCCTACTTGTTTTCTACACAAAATGTAACATGAATGAcacctgattgttttcatttgagtgggatataaaacaacatgttttcaaGCTCCGTCACAGGGATGTGCCACCGATTCATGGAGGgcgtttgtgtgttcatgtcccATTATGACACATAGTGGCCCATCCCTGTTCTGGCAGTTCCAGTCGTTATTCAGGTTTATTCTGAAcccacaaacacagcaaaccttCCATTCTTGcatatgcttttttttgttacGTCAgagtgtttttgtgtcatgAAAAAAACTTCATGCGATAATTAGTCTGTGAAAGGTAGTTTAAGTTCA includes:
- the brpf3a gene encoding bromodomain and PHD finger-containing protein 3 isoform X3, yielding MRKVSRWECETVVRGLNMGRGRGRGRGRGRGSSVQLRPPSPYRLQLSPSRETLTYAQAQKIVEVDLEGRLHRIHITDPLPVITEDEMTAQDITECNSNKENSEQMQSKTRSWKKPSNSKSKKSGKNTTHQNQRSGSQQHTGATNSLQHPSNQSPLPEPTFRVLSSVNPSEAPPLPAAYYRFIEKSLEEQDSVAEYDMDEEDLAWLEMVNQKRVCDGHASVPPDTFELLIDRLERESILESRNQALSQSAVDEDAFCCVCLDDECLNSNVILFCDICNLAVHQECYGVPYVPEGQWLCRCCLQSPSRPVDCVLCPNRGGAFKQTSDGRWAHVVCAIWIPEVCFANTVFLEPVEGVKNIPTARWKLTCYLCKQKGRGASIQCHKANCYRAFHVTCAQKAGLFMKIDPVRETGINGTTFSVKKTAFCEHHSPVGFRRDGSGDESVEGRLVGGRGNRGQRSYTQSPPSPTNKKATKGQKKKNTKKSGRSTRRSNVPVLLVPQIPSHRLNKICTGVEVQRKNQFMQRLHNYWLLKRQSRNGMPLIRRLHSHLQTQKTTEQREPDEKLSAAREELRYWQKLRQDLERARLLVELIRKRERLKREQMKIQQAALELKLTPALMLLRSTLDQLQEKDTDKIFSQPVNLSEVPDYLEFVSQPMDFSTMRTKLEGHGYCSITDLERDFELMISNCLKYNSKDTMFHKTALQLREVGGAVLRHAHRQSQSIGLDPNTGMHLPEAPNKHGFYHCTWDDVDPLLDPENRLHLSTDEQLKALLDKLDMVTSMRTSGGRTKRIRLLRREINTLRQKMNQQQNTQCVNGNNKEEDVPDEEEEEEEVEEKEKKSEKTDIVDNGHLTTVSNSGNDDSPPVLELTCPVSSPLPGDAPLEPPVLGIVTGGRRSPGRSFKRQRSSRSGSKSQGEDEAEVGETPSSQQEAVHEATPLGSPPTLPLAGVGRRTSVLFKKAKNGARMAKNKSPLQQNGKTADSKTNGLESTSASPKSPSVTNITALPPTPNPSPAPPSPSAHHLRSRGFSPETEADKLPPPPKEAGLTNGKHISADHDDDDQKLNCSVSPPKRSRGKPALAKVPSSENGDISGSDSETELAPLDLVWAKCRGYPSYPAMIVDPDMPQEGLLHNGIPIPVPPVEVLKLGEWRQTEEGEKLFLVLFFDTKRTWQWLPRDKLLPLGMDDTVDKLRLMEGKKPSVRKSVHTAYDRAIVHLNHVRGNLNFTPSNFI